Proteins encoded in a region of the Streptomyces sp. NBC_00258 genome:
- a CDS encoding sensor histidine kinase, with product MSGRRQLRKQRRRQPRTLRTRLVVSAVALIAVVCAVIGTVTTIALSQHLYDQLDTSLSDVGDRATGGPVRPDSPSDPKGEPPGGPFGFITKGGTEENTVVAQVSDDGGISDAVVAKEKNSDSEGFEGMVAGSLTEAQKSAVGSVSKTGEHTVEIPGLGEYRVKYVEGNRGGYYVALPTESVTSTVNTLILVEVSVTVAGLVAAGIAGSVLVTVALRPLRKVASTATRVSELPLHSGEVTLNERVPESETDPHTEVGQVGAALNRMLDHVHGALHARQESETRVRQFVADASHELRTPLASIRGYAELTRRGREETGPDTRHALGRIESEAGRMTGLVEDLLLLARLDAGRPLSYEHTDLSPLVVDAVSDARAAGREHNWRLELPDEPALVLADAARVQQVMVNLFANARTHTPPGTTVTARVHRQGPWVCVDVHDDGQGIPPDLLPHVFERFARGDSSRSRASGSTGLGLAIVQAVAAAHGGAVTVDSVPGRTVFTVHLPALAPEDSHSHEAFISSSNSQSYSQAQHSTTTWVRQGA from the coding sequence ATGAGCGGGCGACGACAGCTGCGGAAGCAGCGGCGCCGACAGCCTCGGACGCTGCGGACGCGGCTCGTCGTCTCGGCGGTCGCGCTCATCGCGGTGGTGTGTGCGGTGATCGGTACGGTGACGACGATCGCGCTGAGCCAGCACCTGTACGACCAGTTGGACACCTCGCTGAGCGATGTCGGCGACCGGGCCACCGGCGGCCCGGTGAGGCCGGACAGTCCGTCGGACCCGAAGGGCGAGCCTCCCGGGGGGCCGTTCGGTTTCATCACCAAGGGCGGCACGGAGGAGAACACCGTTGTCGCCCAGGTGAGTGACGACGGCGGAATCAGCGACGCGGTCGTCGCCAAGGAGAAGAACTCCGACAGCGAGGGCTTCGAGGGCATGGTCGCCGGCTCGCTCACCGAGGCGCAGAAATCCGCGGTCGGCTCCGTGTCGAAGACCGGGGAACACACCGTGGAGATCCCCGGGCTCGGTGAATACCGCGTCAAGTACGTCGAGGGCAACAGGGGCGGCTACTACGTCGCCCTGCCCACCGAGTCCGTCACCAGCACCGTCAACACCCTCATCCTCGTCGAGGTGAGCGTCACGGTGGCCGGCCTCGTCGCTGCCGGAATCGCCGGGTCCGTCCTCGTCACCGTCGCGCTCCGCCCCCTCCGCAAGGTCGCCTCCACCGCGACCCGCGTCTCCGAACTCCCCCTCCACAGCGGCGAGGTGACGCTCAACGAGCGCGTCCCCGAGTCCGAGACCGACCCCCACACGGAGGTCGGGCAGGTCGGCGCCGCCCTCAACCGCATGCTGGACCACGTCCACGGGGCCCTGCACGCGCGCCAGGAGAGCGAGACGCGCGTACGGCAGTTCGTCGCGGACGCGAGCCATGAGCTGCGCACACCGCTGGCGTCCATCCGCGGATACGCCGAGCTGACCAGACGCGGACGGGAGGAGACCGGGCCCGACACGAGACATGCCCTCGGCCGGATCGAGTCCGAGGCCGGGCGCATGACAGGGCTCGTCGAGGACCTGCTGCTGCTCGCACGCCTCGACGCCGGGCGGCCCCTGAGTTACGAGCACACCGACCTCTCCCCGCTGGTCGTGGACGCCGTGAGCGACGCCCGCGCGGCCGGGCGCGAACACAACTGGCGCCTTGAGCTGCCCGACGAACCCGCGCTCGTGCTGGCGGACGCCGCCCGCGTCCAGCAGGTCATGGTGAATCTGTTTGCGAATGCGCGAACGCACACACCTCCGGGCACGACCGTGACCGCACGCGTGCACCGTCAGGGACCCTGGGTGTGCGTGGACGTCCACGACGACGGTCAGGGCATTCCGCCGGACCTGCTCCCGCATGTCTTCGAGCGGTTCGCCCGGGGCGACTCGTCCCGGTCACGCGCCTCCGGATCCACCGGACTCGGGCTCGCCATCGTGCAGGCCGTCGCAGCCGCGCACGGCGGCGCGGTGACGGTCGACAGCGTGCCCGGACGTACCGTCTTTACCGTGCATCTGCCCGCGCTGGCGCCCGAGGACTCGCATTCTCATGAGGCCTTCATTTCCTCATCGAATTCGCAATCGTACTCACAGGCACAGCACAGCACGACCACATGGGTGCGACAGGGCGCTTGA
- a CDS encoding response regulator transcription factor has protein sequence MTTTSPQGRTELLRPDGSPVRVLVVDDELSITELLSMALRYEGWQIRSAGDGTGAVQTAREFRPDAVVLDMMLPDMDGLAVLGRLRRELPDVPVLFLTAKDAVEDRIAGLTAGGDDYVTKPFSLEEVVARLRGLIRRSGAADRRSDSVLVVGDLTLDEDSHEVSRAGEGIHLTATEFELLRFLMRNPRRVLSKAQILDRVWSYDFGGQANVVELYISYLRRKIDAGREPMIHTRRGAGYLIKPAVS, from the coding sequence ATGACCACGACCTCGCCCCAGGGGCGCACCGAACTGCTGAGGCCGGACGGGAGCCCCGTCCGAGTGCTTGTGGTGGACGACGAGCTGTCGATCACCGAGCTGTTGTCCATGGCCCTTCGCTACGAAGGCTGGCAGATCCGCAGCGCGGGTGACGGGACCGGTGCGGTGCAGACCGCGCGCGAGTTCCGGCCCGACGCCGTGGTGCTCGACATGATGCTGCCCGACATGGACGGTCTCGCCGTCCTCGGCCGGCTGCGGCGCGAGCTGCCCGACGTGCCCGTTCTCTTCCTGACCGCCAAGGACGCGGTCGAGGACCGGATCGCGGGCCTGACGGCCGGCGGCGACGACTACGTCACCAAGCCCTTCAGCCTCGAAGAGGTCGTGGCACGCCTGCGCGGCCTCATCCGCCGCTCCGGTGCCGCCGACCGCCGCTCCGACTCCGTCCTCGTCGTCGGTGACCTCACCCTGGACGAGGACAGCCACGAGGTGTCACGGGCCGGCGAGGGCATCCACCTCACCGCGACCGAGTTCGAGCTGCTGCGCTTCCTGATGCGCAACCCGCGCCGGGTGCTCAGCAAGGCGCAGATCCTCGACCGCGTGTGGTCGTACGACTTCGGCGGTCAGGCCAATGTCGTCGAGCTCTACATCTCGTACCTGCGCCGCAAGATAGACGCCGGTCGTGAGCCGATGATCCACACCCGTCGTGGTGCGGGGTATCTGATCAAGCCCGCGGTGTCATGA
- a CDS encoding outer membrane protein assembly factor BamB family protein, with translation MELLGQPGPLRMRDNPLYVAMAVGLLMLPVLLFFRWYESRDVVTGAQGPFPAAFGTEAPVAPEHVMHRETGERALVHGLSVEWTTHGARAVNLRTGKEYWRYERQDEDSVVMSFDVSGRTVVIAYSDSTLVGVDLHTGKRLWREALDYGKGFRSVSLGAGQALTAAPGAVRAFDERDGRSLWTAKTPKSCSDVVVYAVYPLPDHVSAVPVMCNVASIDRDNEQYYLLLGVDDRTGKAHWQRRISDPKWAVRGDAHTLAAPAPDSDDSPAVQLLDMSREGATPRAGPDTTAWNPVGAGSGTVLLATDAQGNGDSDHDTVLHAYDTEDGHLAWRLKAPAGQEYGSGVIADGRVYLVRQPLLTEADAERRVREAELLVLDAGTGRALHTLRLPAMTVPDDDVYFMKLDVHQVTDGALRLSWRGLSTDEQLIITD, from the coding sequence GTGGAACTGCTGGGACAGCCGGGCCCCCTGCGGATGCGCGACAACCCGTTGTACGTGGCGATGGCGGTCGGGCTGCTCATGCTCCCCGTGCTCCTCTTCTTCCGGTGGTACGAGAGCCGTGACGTCGTCACGGGTGCGCAGGGGCCCTTCCCCGCCGCGTTCGGCACCGAGGCACCCGTCGCGCCCGAGCACGTCATGCACCGTGAGACGGGGGAGAGAGCCCTGGTGCACGGCCTGTCCGTGGAGTGGACGACCCACGGCGCACGGGCGGTGAACCTGCGGACCGGCAAGGAGTACTGGCGCTACGAGCGACAGGACGAGGACTCCGTCGTGATGTCGTTCGACGTGTCGGGGCGCACCGTGGTGATCGCCTACTCGGACAGCACCCTGGTCGGTGTCGATCTGCACACCGGCAAGCGACTGTGGCGCGAGGCCCTCGACTACGGCAAGGGCTTCCGCAGCGTGAGCCTCGGCGCCGGTCAGGCCCTGACCGCGGCACCCGGCGCCGTGCGCGCCTTCGACGAGCGCGACGGCCGGAGCCTGTGGACGGCGAAGACGCCCAAGTCCTGCTCCGACGTGGTCGTCTACGCCGTGTACCCCCTGCCGGACCACGTGAGCGCGGTCCCGGTGATGTGCAACGTGGCGAGTATCGACAGGGACAACGAGCAGTACTACCTCCTGCTCGGCGTCGACGACCGGACGGGAAAGGCCCACTGGCAGCGGCGCATAAGCGACCCCAAGTGGGCGGTCAGGGGCGACGCACACACGCTGGCCGCCCCGGCACCGGACTCGGACGACTCACCGGCCGTCCAACTGCTCGACATGAGCCGGGAAGGAGCCACTCCGCGCGCCGGGCCGGACACCACCGCTTGGAATCCGGTCGGCGCGGGCAGCGGCACCGTGCTGCTGGCCACCGATGCCCAGGGCAACGGCGACAGCGACCATGACACCGTCCTGCACGCCTACGACACCGAGGACGGCCACCTCGCCTGGCGGCTGAAGGCGCCGGCCGGCCAGGAGTACGGCTCAGGTGTGATCGCCGACGGCCGGGTGTACCTCGTGCGCCAGCCCCTCCTCACCGAGGCGGATGCCGAGCGCCGTGTCCGGGAGGCCGAGTTGCTCGTCCTCGACGCGGGCACCGGGCGCGCGCTCCACACGCTGCGTCTGCCGGCCATGACCGTGCCCGACGACGACGTCTATTTCATGAAACTCGACGTCCACCAGGTCACCGACGGAGCACTCCGCCTCTCCTGGCGGGGCCTGTCGACGGACGAGCAACTCATCATCACCGACTGA
- a CDS encoding amidohydrolase family protein, whose product MGSSVSTADGVGAADGTDRPDGDDGNGLVDVTDEAREVRRFWEGLGLPGLVDVHTHFMPERVLKKVWEYFDALGPLTGGVEWPITYRAEERERVGLLREFGVRAFTAMLYPHKPGMAEWLNQWAVEFAGRTPDCLHTATLFPEPGVAAYVQKAVDEGARVFKAHVQVGAYDPAGELLDPAWGLLAEAGTPVVIHCGSGPSPGKHTGPDPIGRVLARHPRLRLVFAHMGMPEYEDFLGLAERFGEVRLDTTMAFTDFSEQLAPFPRRALPRLADLGDRILLGTDFPNIPYPYVHQLRVLEGLGLGDEWLRAVCHDNGARLFGL is encoded by the coding sequence ATGGGTTCGAGCGTGAGCACGGCTGACGGGGTGGGTGCGGCGGACGGGACGGACCGGCCGGACGGCGACGACGGGAATGGCCTGGTGGATGTGACGGACGAGGCCCGTGAGGTGCGGCGGTTCTGGGAGGGGCTCGGGCTTCCCGGGCTCGTCGACGTCCATACCCACTTCATGCCCGAGCGGGTTCTGAAGAAGGTCTGGGAGTACTTCGACGCGCTCGGGCCGCTGACCGGTGGTGTCGAGTGGCCCATCACCTACCGGGCCGAGGAGCGTGAACGGGTCGGGCTGCTCCGGGAGTTCGGGGTGCGGGCGTTCACCGCCATGCTCTACCCGCACAAGCCGGGCATGGCCGAGTGGCTGAACCAGTGGGCTGTCGAGTTCGCCGGCCGGACCCCCGACTGCCTGCACACGGCGACCCTCTTCCCGGAGCCGGGCGTGGCGGCGTACGTCCAGAAGGCGGTGGACGAGGGCGCTCGGGTCTTCAAGGCGCACGTCCAGGTGGGGGCGTACGACCCGGCCGGCGAACTCCTGGATCCGGCCTGGGGGTTGCTCGCCGAGGCCGGGACGCCCGTCGTGATCCACTGCGGTTCGGGGCCCTCGCCCGGCAAGCACACCGGGCCCGATCCGATCGGGCGGGTGCTCGCGCGGCATCCGCGGCTGCGGCTGGTGTTCGCGCACATGGGGATGCCGGAGTACGAGGACTTTCTCGGTCTCGCCGAGCGGTTCGGCGAGGTGCGGCTGGACACGACGATGGCGTTCACGGACTTCAGTGAGCAACTCGCCCCGTTCCCCCGGCGGGCGCTCCCCCGGCTCGCCGACCTCGGTGACCGGATCCTGCTCGGGACCGACTTCCCCAACATCCCCTATCCGTACGTCCATCAGCTGCGTGTGCTGGAGGGGCTGGGTCTGGGGGACGAGTGGCTCCGGGCGGTCTGTCATGACAACGGGGCGCGGTTGTTCGGGCTGTGA
- a CDS encoding antibiotic biosynthesis monooxygenase family protein, whose protein sequence is MSDHSHAPVADRASVADASATPVPPTPVPAAPGPASVPASVSAPAVPVAAYEPPYYAVVFTSVKTEEGGRDGVAGGYGETNERMEELVEKIPGYLGMDYAGSPGGLSITVGYFRDADALEQWRSDVEHRAAQKRGRAEWYERYTLHVAKVERSHGFEREHG, encoded by the coding sequence ATGAGCGATCACTCCCATGCGCCTGTCGCCGACCGTGCCTCTGTTGCCGATGCCTCCGCCACCCCTGTTCCTCCCACCCCTGTTCCCGCCGCCCCTGGCCCTGCCTCCGTTCCTGCCTCTGTATCCGCCCCAGCCGTTCCCGTCGCCGCGTACGAACCGCCGTACTACGCCGTCGTGTTCACCTCGGTGAAGACGGAGGAGGGCGGGCGGGACGGAGTGGCCGGAGGGTACGGCGAGACCAACGAGCGGATGGAGGAGCTGGTGGAGAAGATCCCGGGGTACCTCGGGATGGACTACGCGGGTTCCCCCGGCGGGCTGTCCATCACCGTCGGGTACTTCCGTGACGCGGACGCCCTTGAGCAGTGGCGGAGCGATGTCGAGCACCGGGCGGCGCAGAAGCGAGGGCGGGCCGAGTGGTACGAGCGCTACACCCTGCACGTCGCCAAGGTCGAGCGAAGCCATGGGTTCGAGCGTGAGCACGGCTGA
- a CDS encoding HGxxPAAW family protein, with protein sequence MLKGHHHDEGHTVAGWTGCAVAVVGTSVAGVGMCLGSAAGIWLGLGVVGLGVLVTWGLHLAGWGKPPGIRPVAERGMRVRDRAARAGHPACVGCRLAGRGRSVSTLVAASAQGVQGVRGAQRPDAASGSAASASAPSESASSGSVV encoded by the coding sequence ATTCTTAAGGGGCATCACCATGACGAAGGGCACACCGTTGCCGGGTGGACCGGTTGCGCTGTAGCCGTCGTGGGCACGTCGGTGGCCGGGGTCGGGATGTGTCTGGGGTCCGCGGCCGGGATCTGGCTGGGTCTCGGCGTCGTGGGGCTCGGTGTGCTGGTGACCTGGGGGCTGCATCTGGCGGGGTGGGGCAAGCCGCCCGGGATCCGGCCGGTGGCGGAGCGGGGTATGAGGGTGCGGGACCGTGCCGCGAGGGCCGGGCATCCCGCGTGCGTCGGGTGCCGGCTGGCCGGGCGGGGGCGTTCGGTGAGCACCCTCGTGGCTGCTTCCGCCCAGGGGGTCCAGGGGGTGCGGGGGGCTCAGCGGCCGGATGCCGCCTCGGGATCGGCTGCCTCTGCGTCTGCTCCGTCTGAGTCTGCCTCCTCGGGGTCCGTGGTCTGA
- a CDS encoding IS110 family transposase: MTERHEQVWVGIDAGKTHHWAVGVNASGEKVFSKKVINGEDEILALIVTACEMANEVQWAVDICGRSSTLLLALLIANGQGVVYVPGRTVSRMSGAYRGEGKTDAKDALVIADTARMRQDFTALSLPNETVADLQLLTAHRADLIADRVRLINRLRDALVGICPALERAFDYSAAKGPVILLTEYQTPSALRQAGAKQLADWLARRAVRNAANVAAGALEAARSQVTALPGETRAAKLVCDLAHQLLMLDEWIKDTDREIREAFHLDERAEVIESLPGMGPILGAEFLAIVGDLSSYADAGRLAAHAGLAPVSRDSGRRTGNHHRPKRYHRRLRHVLYMAAQTAMMRPGPSRDYYLKKRAEGLIHTQALLALARRRVDVLWAMLRDKRRFTLTPPVAQSA, encoded by the coding sequence GTGACGGAACGTCATGAGCAGGTCTGGGTCGGCATCGACGCTGGCAAGACCCATCACTGGGCTGTAGGAGTAAACGCCAGCGGAGAGAAAGTGTTCTCGAAAAAGGTCATCAACGGTGAGGACGAGATCCTTGCCCTGATCGTGACGGCATGCGAGATGGCCAACGAGGTGCAGTGGGCGGTGGATATCTGCGGCCGGTCCTCAACTCTGCTGCTCGCACTGCTGATCGCCAATGGCCAAGGCGTGGTGTATGTGCCTGGACGCACGGTCAGCCGAATGTCCGGGGCCTACCGCGGCGAAGGGAAGACCGACGCAAAAGACGCCCTGGTCATCGCAGACACCGCGCGTATGCGCCAGGACTTCACAGCCCTGAGCCTGCCGAACGAGACCGTGGCTGATCTCCAGTTACTCACCGCACATCGAGCCGACCTGATAGCCGACCGGGTACGACTGATCAACCGGCTGCGCGATGCCCTGGTGGGCATCTGCCCTGCTCTGGAGCGGGCATTCGACTACTCGGCGGCCAAGGGGCCGGTCATCCTGCTGACCGAGTACCAGACCCCGTCCGCCCTGCGGCAGGCCGGTGCCAAACAGCTCGCGGACTGGCTGGCACGACGCGCGGTCCGCAACGCAGCCAATGTCGCCGCCGGCGCACTCGAGGCAGCCCGATCTCAGGTGACCGCCCTGCCAGGCGAAACGCGAGCCGCCAAACTCGTCTGCGACCTCGCCCATCAGCTCCTCATGCTCGACGAGTGGATCAAAGACACCGACCGGGAGATCCGCGAAGCCTTCCACCTCGATGAACGCGCAGAAGTCATCGAATCCCTTCCTGGCATGGGCCCCATCCTCGGGGCCGAGTTCCTCGCCATCGTCGGAGACCTGTCCAGCTACGCAGACGCCGGCCGCCTGGCCGCCCACGCGGGACTGGCCCCGGTGTCACGCGACTCCGGCCGCCGTACCGGTAACCACCACCGGCCCAAGCGCTACCACCGCCGCCTGCGACACGTCCTCTACATGGCCGCGCAGACCGCGATGATGCGCCCAGGCCCCTCCCGGGACTACTACCTCAAGAAACGTGCCGAAGGACTGATCCACACCCAGGCACTGCTCGCCCTCGCACGCCGCCGAGTCGACGTCTTATGGGCCATGCTCCGTGACAAGAGGCGCTTCACACTCACTCCGCCAGTCGCCCAATCGGCTTGA
- a CDS encoding MarR family winged helix-turn-helix transcriptional regulator, whose translation MDHVIATSMVAQHEMAQRLGLNASDLTCFGYILEAGEHLLTAGDLAARAHVTTGAVTGIVNRLERAGYVTRQSDPSDRRRVRIAAVPAAVDRVTALYGPYYARLTEQFDDYSPAEIAVLNDWFTRTGKLMSDYLEEVRET comes from the coding sequence ATGGACCACGTCATCGCCACGAGCATGGTCGCCCAGCACGAGATGGCCCAGCGCCTGGGCCTGAACGCCTCGGACCTGACCTGCTTCGGCTACATCCTGGAGGCGGGCGAGCACCTGCTCACGGCAGGCGACCTGGCCGCCCGCGCCCACGTCACCACCGGCGCGGTCACCGGCATCGTCAACCGCCTGGAACGCGCGGGCTATGTGACCCGCCAGTCCGACCCGTCCGACCGCCGCCGCGTACGCATCGCCGCGGTCCCGGCCGCGGTCGACCGCGTCACCGCCCTCTACGGCCCGTACTACGCCCGCCTGACCGAACAGTTCGACGACTACTCCCCCGCCGAAATCGCCGTCCTGAACGACTGGTTCACCCGAACCGGCAAGCTGATGAGTGACTACCTCGAAGAGGTCCGCGAAACCTGA
- a CDS encoding signal protein, which produces MKIKIGRAGLTTMVLAALAALVGCGGGPAGQSEDSTAPASGAPSSAQARLSPGDLQSRWWTWAMSEPEPTNPVADKDGSECERNQPQDMWFLAGTFGTRAERACSIPDGVPVAFPLVNLMGGPADCADFMSTAKGSAVLDGKKADSETIRGETISVQGVAGNPVTGTDERFTATGCGLWVQLPPLKPGKHTLTIRGQAQDFSVGVDYSLTVDAA; this is translated from the coding sequence ATGAAGATCAAGATCGGCAGAGCGGGACTCACGACCATGGTCCTGGCGGCACTGGCGGCACTGGTGGGATGTGGAGGCGGCCCGGCCGGGCAATCAGAGGACTCGACAGCTCCTGCTTCAGGTGCACCGTCGTCGGCGCAAGCCCGTCTCTCTCCCGGGGATCTGCAGAGCCGATGGTGGACATGGGCGATGTCGGAACCTGAACCCACCAACCCGGTCGCTGACAAGGACGGAAGCGAGTGCGAGCGTAACCAGCCGCAGGACATGTGGTTCCTCGCGGGCACATTCGGCACTCGGGCCGAGCGCGCTTGCAGCATCCCTGACGGGGTCCCTGTCGCGTTCCCCCTGGTGAACCTGATGGGTGGCCCGGCGGACTGCGCAGACTTCATGAGCACGGCCAAGGGGTCAGCGGTCCTGGACGGCAAGAAGGCCGACTCGGAAACCATCCGAGGAGAGACGATCTCTGTGCAGGGCGTCGCCGGCAACCCCGTCACAGGCACGGACGAGCGCTTCACGGCTACCGGGTGCGGCCTCTGGGTCCAGTTGCCCCCGCTGAAACCCGGGAAGCACACACTGACGATTCGCGGTCAGGCACAGGACTTCTCCGTTGGTGTGGACTACTCCCTGACCGTGGATGCCGCGTAG
- a CDS encoding NUDIX hydrolase produces MTDRPRVSMAVIVDGGRLLLIRRSVRERDLVWALPGGKVESGESVERAAVREVREETGLTVEAIKPLGERLHPDTGRLVSYTACAVLAGTASAAAPREVAEVAWLTRRQLPEYVPGGLFDSVEVYLDEVLPD; encoded by the coding sequence ATGACTGATCGGCCGCGGGTATCGATGGCCGTCATCGTGGATGGCGGCCGTCTCCTGTTGATCAGGCGCAGCGTCCGCGAGCGCGACCTCGTCTGGGCGCTCCCTGGCGGCAAGGTCGAATCAGGCGAGAGCGTCGAGCGAGCAGCCGTGCGAGAGGTGCGCGAGGAGACTGGCCTCACCGTCGAGGCGATCAAGCCTCTCGGTGAGCGGCTCCATCCCGACACTGGCCGGCTGGTCTCCTACACCGCATGCGCGGTGCTGGCCGGGACCGCATCGGCTGCCGCACCCCGTGAGGTCGCAGAGGTGGCGTGGCTGACGCGGAGACAGCTGCCGGAGTACGTGCCGGGTGGCCTGTTCGATTCTGTTGAGGTGTACCTCGACGAGGTATTGCCGGACTGA
- a CDS encoding helix-turn-helix domain-containing protein: MDKRSLQHVAGRFREAEQRTEILRQELAVAIRQADADGVQQKDICEATGYTRQQVRRIVNAAVSEDD, encoded by the coding sequence ATGGATAAGCGCTCCCTCCAGCACGTCGCCGGCCGCTTCAGAGAGGCCGAGCAGCGGACCGAGATCCTGCGGCAGGAACTGGCTGTGGCCATCCGGCAGGCGGACGCCGACGGAGTGCAGCAGAAGGACATCTGCGAGGCGACCGGCTACACCCGGCAGCAGGTACGGAGGATCGTCAACGCTGCGGTGTCCGAGGATGACTGA
- a CDS encoding DUF6907 domain-containing protein, with protein sequence MQNTVQTTPATFTSQTPAAPDRTITYPLKAGGSFTTTCPKFCDDDHTDDVVGGLTTPGDLLHQGEAVSLDFATQGAEQSILVARISQWPLSQEDGKPYIELVPEGRTGVGLILTNRIELDEEIRRVRAHLSALIELGDQFAEAQADDHERHVQADDTAWSTLSRTDLQSMPIAYLLKAFGVTVVETEDIGRKAVAALYGKPGAMELRIKPEMSQYMREDQARRLLIDRFDAKSGRALRSQADEALRQARGGQA encoded by the coding sequence GTGCAGAACACCGTACAGACCACGCCCGCCACGTTCACCAGTCAGACGCCGGCCGCGCCGGACCGCACCATCACCTACCCGCTGAAGGCAGGCGGATCCTTCACCACGACCTGCCCCAAGTTCTGCGACGACGACCACACGGACGATGTCGTCGGCGGCCTCACCACCCCCGGCGACCTGCTCCACCAGGGCGAGGCTGTCAGCCTCGACTTCGCGACGCAGGGCGCCGAGCAGAGCATCCTCGTGGCGCGCATCAGTCAGTGGCCGCTCTCCCAGGAAGACGGCAAGCCGTACATCGAGCTCGTTCCCGAGGGTCGCACCGGCGTAGGCCTGATCCTGACCAACCGGATCGAGCTCGACGAGGAGATCCGGCGGGTCCGCGCGCACCTGAGCGCGCTGATCGAGCTGGGTGACCAGTTCGCCGAGGCGCAGGCCGACGACCACGAGCGCCACGTACAGGCCGACGACACGGCCTGGTCGACACTCAGCCGCACCGACCTGCAGTCGATGCCGATCGCGTACCTGCTGAAGGCGTTCGGAGTGACCGTCGTCGAGACGGAGGACATCGGCCGTAAGGCGGTGGCCGCCCTGTACGGGAAGCCGGGCGCGATGGAGCTGCGCATCAAGCCGGAGATGTCGCAGTACATGCGCGAGGACCAGGCCCGCCGCCTGCTCATCGACCGCTTCGACGCCAAGTCCGGCCGTGCGCTTCGCTCCCAGGCCGACGAGGCCCTGCGGCAGGCCCGCGGTGGTCAGGCATGA
- a CDS encoding DUF6907 domain-containing protein, whose product MSNDDERAQKFVERHFPVTAAFLAAERGEGPAPVYGPSDVQNAHDDQPEPHVVVRVAYRMSRWEILAALAAGYATTNIERSPDDMTVQQIRYDVEAQLSLMSWRDMEDLVESVAGQIERGEHPEQMQALKRAMDRAYSPRPEPEPRPVQRPYYEGGTVTLQTVDHGEIVVDEPAWCAGHDNEPIGHRADVTHKGPWISAEFEGVEFLPACISWAPFAEEQPEPFPVLDVDEFPPMEPDELRGLAAVVGLYSSELYTKANELDRIRRGMQ is encoded by the coding sequence ATGAGCAACGACGACGAGCGCGCGCAGAAGTTCGTCGAGCGCCACTTCCCGGTGACCGCCGCGTTCCTCGCCGCCGAGCGCGGCGAGGGCCCGGCCCCGGTCTACGGGCCGAGCGACGTACAGAACGCCCACGACGACCAGCCGGAGCCGCACGTCGTCGTGCGCGTCGCCTACCGCATGTCCCGCTGGGAGATCCTCGCGGCGCTCGCGGCCGGCTACGCGACGACGAACATCGAGCGCAGCCCCGACGACATGACCGTCCAGCAGATCCGCTACGACGTCGAGGCGCAGCTGTCTCTGATGTCGTGGCGGGACATGGAAGACCTCGTCGAGTCGGTCGCCGGGCAGATCGAGCGGGGCGAACACCCGGAGCAGATGCAGGCCCTGAAGCGGGCCATGGACCGGGCATATTCGCCTCGCCCCGAGCCGGAGCCGAGGCCCGTGCAGCGGCCGTACTACGAGGGCGGCACGGTCACCCTGCAGACCGTCGATCACGGCGAGATCGTCGTCGACGAGCCTGCTTGGTGTGCCGGTCACGACAACGAGCCGATCGGCCACCGCGCGGACGTCACGCACAAGGGCCCGTGGATCTCTGCGGAGTTCGAGGGTGTCGAGTTCCTGCCGGCCTGCATCTCGTGGGCGCCGTTCGCCGAGGAGCAGCCGGAGCCGTTCCCGGTGCTCGACGTCGACGAGTTCCCGCCCATGGAGCCCGACGAGCTGCGCGGCCTGGCCGCGGTGGTCGGCCTGTACTCCAGCGAGCTCTACACGAAGGCCAACGAGCTGGACCGGATCCGCAGGGGGATGCAGTGA
- a CDS encoding helix-turn-helix domain-containing protein, with translation MDAQPEKPFIFTWTGAEANALRLALRMTQEQFSDYLGPSVRTISRWSTAPEARISRETQDALDIAYDRLTAHHMQRFLHALKRAQPREATSPVVMAAEMALMQARIDELHAQLQKEQHS, from the coding sequence ATGGACGCCCAGCCCGAGAAGCCGTTCATCTTCACGTGGACCGGCGCGGAGGCCAACGCGCTGCGGCTGGCCCTGCGGATGACGCAGGAGCAGTTCAGCGACTACCTCGGCCCGTCCGTGCGGACGATCTCCCGCTGGTCGACGGCGCCGGAAGCCCGGATCTCCCGCGAGACGCAGGACGCCCTGGACATCGCCTACGACCGGCTGACAGCGCACCACATGCAGCGCTTCCTGCACGCCCTCAAGAGGGCCCAGCCGCGCGAGGCGACCTCCCCGGTCGTGATGGCCGCGGAGATGGCGCTGATGCAGGCCCGCATCGACGAACTGCACGCCCAGCTGCAGAAGGAGCAGCACTCATGA